GTACAGCGCGCCCGCCGAGGGCTCGACGAGGGTCGCGACCGCATCGAAACGCCCCAGCGTGCGCGCGGCGAAGTCGACTCCGCGGCCGCGCCGGAGTTCGTCGATCACGGCCTCGTCGTCGTCGCCGAGGATCATGCCGACGCCCATCGACAGCTGTCGGTGCGCGAGACCGCGCGCCTCGACCGCGCTGATCTTGATGACTCCCGCGTCGATGAGCCGCTGCACGCGGGTGGCCACAGCGGAAGGCGAGAGCCGCACCTGCTCACCCAGCGCGCGGAAGCTCCGGCGCCCGTCCGTCTGCAGCTGCTCGATCAGCGCCTCGTCGATCGCGTCGAGCGTCACCCCGCCGTGGTACTCCGAGACGAAGAACCCCTTCACGACGGTGGAGTAGATGATGGTGCTGATGTCGAGCACGCCCGTGATGGCGCGGATCTGGGCGAGCAGGTCGTGCAGCTCCGACATCGAGCCGACGCGGATCTCGGTCACGACGTCGTGCGCTCCGCCGACCGCCGAGACCAGCACCGTCTCGTCGAGGTCCCGCAGGTGCTCCGCGACGACCTCGACGGCGCCGTCGGTGCGGATCGAGACGTGTGCGAGGACGTGCTGACCGAGGAAGACGGGATCGACCGCGGCGACCACCC
This genomic interval from Microbacterium sp. LWH11-1.2 contains the following:
- a CDS encoding Lrp/AsnC family transcriptional regulator, yielding MDFDAELIRALQEDGRASIRSLSVRLGQSRAAVAARLKAMLEDRTVRVVAAVDPVFLGQHVLAHVSIRTDGAVEVVAEHLRDLDETVLVSAVGGAHDVVTEIRVGSMSELHDLLAQIRAITGVLDISTIIYSTVVKGFFVSEYHGGVTLDAIDEALIEQLQTDGRRSFRALGEQVRLSPSAVATRVQRLIDAGVIKISAVEARGLAHRQLSMGVGMILGDDDEAVIDELRRGRGVDFAARTLGRFDAVATLVEPSAGALYASLERLRALPGVTRIEAWLHLAVLKEDYARTLRPLRTE